ACTGATTTTCTTTTCCCCTGAATTTTGGCTTCTTGAGTCGTATAGTCGTCATGGTTTGTAGCAAATGGTTAACAAGCCAGCTTCCAAAAACATGGTTTCTCCTGAAACTGATCAGAGTTTGTTATGAACGATAGTTTCTAATAATACAACATGCCAGGATTTGAGCACTAAAATACTGCTAGATCCAGTgatacctggagggctgcagtgcCTCCACTCATCGTATAAGGGATGCCAGGACAAATGCCAGGTGATGGAGTGGTTTCAAGGGCATTGATATATTCACCCCAGTTGCAACTCATTATATTAGAGTGGCAGTATATTTGTGATATAGCTTACGTGATGGGCTTCTGCTTCCCCGACAGTGAAACCAGTGCCCCCAAAGTGCCACGTGCCCCAATCTGTGCCTGTGGGCAAATCCGCCACCCTCCAGTGCCAGGAAAAGGAAGGCTTCCCAGAGCCGACATACAACTGGTACCGCAATGGCGAAGCTTTGCCGCTCGACTCTAAATCCAGCTCCAAATTCCAGAACTCCTCCTTCACAGTGAACACAAAGACAGGCACGTTGGTAAGTAGGCTGAGGCAGTCAAAGGTTGTTTTACAATGTAGTTCCTCATATCCTGTCTTGAATTAATGCATACTTCGCATAGTCATAAAAAAGTGAACGCCATGTCAGGGCATCCAAGAAGCATCCAGGTATATTGGCCACCTTTTGCGCCTGTGTTGAGAGCTGTTGCCTAGTGGTTTGAGTGTAGGGctgtgactctggccatgaaaacctattGGGTTAATTTGggagagtcacacactctcaaccccagaaaacccCTTCCACAAGTCAATATATgaacctgcaaggactttaagatcatctggagaggcccttctacGGTTGGCagaaacgagagacagggccttctcggtggtggcccctcggctatggaatgccctttctagggagattagattggcttcctCACTCCTATCATttcggaagaatcttaagacatggctatttgagcaggcaattgaaaatacggagtaactgatataataatggaataactatatggctgaactggacattgttttaatgattattgattgaagtatgtttcattataatgtttgattttactgttgctgatgttttttatattatctattgtaattgtgtccttggtggcattgaattcttgccttgtaaaccgcctcgagtcgccagaaggctgagagggcagtatagaaatgtaccaataaataaataaatagtatttgaaggcacacaagcagCATATATGGGTTAAACTACTAaactgcggaacttgctgaccaaaaggtcagtggttcaaatttagggagcagggtgagctcccggtgttagccccagcttctgccaacctagtagttcaaaaacatgcaaatgttagtagatcaataggtactacttctgcgggaagataatggtgctccatgcaatcatgccagccacatgaccttggaggtgtctacggacaacgccagctacaataaaacattaatataaattactttaaaaagcatgcaaaagacattaaaatggaattaaactatTCATGGTATTAAACACATTTATACTTGTACTTAAAAATGGACCTAAAAATCAAAAACAGTCAAACAAAACATGACTTTctgaccattttttaaaaacctgttggGATTGGCTTTGTCAGAACGATACAAGGAAAGGAGTTACTTCTTGGTAGCAAAACAAAAAGCCTCGGCAGTGGAAATTAGCTTTGCTTCCCACAGTGACAGAATGGTTGAGTAAAGTTTTGGAAATTGCATAAATGAATGCATTACCATATTGGAAGAAAAGGGAGGTGTTCAGtgcaaaaagtttttttttttcatttcctgaaATTGGTACCTTTTGTTACATACTGGAATTATGCTGTCATAACGGACATCCTTTTATTTATGCAAGGTACTCATTCCAgtataaaataaacattcaaatAAAAGAAGATTTTCCTCCAGATTCACTGAGTTAGTTTGGCTAGAACCCTGAGATTCACCAATAGGCTCCAGATGTAAAAGACATACATTCAGAATTACAAGGTAAACAAAGAAAAAACTAAGAATTTGTCGAGAATTAGAATGCATTATGGGAGTCTAAGGCCCTTGGCGGCGCAGTGCAttgaagcactgagctgctaaacttgctgactgaaagattggcgatttgaatctggggaacagggtgagctcccgctgttagccccagcttctgccaacctagcagctcaaaaacatgcaaatatgagtagatcaataggtattgctccgggAAAGttatagcgctccatgcagtcatgccggccacatgaccttggaggtgtctatggacaatgccggctcttcggcttagaaatggggatgagtaccaacccccagatttgggcacaactggacttaatgtcaggtgaaaacctttaccttttacctatggTAGTCCATCCGGTGAATTGACCAATCTGGCTATCCTAAAATTCCAATTAATCCTGAgtccagaaaataataataatttatttatttagaacatttatattccgcccttctcatccctgcaggggactcagagtggagcacaacatatatatagcaaacattcaatgcctggacatAAAACAATAATACTTTAGCATTTCTGCATCTGTGATATTGCTTCAAAGGAGTTTACAATCTATTATTCAGTGCAATGAGGAAGcagcagaggaaggagagagcaggAGATAGCATAAAGGCAACaagaatatatatgtatatattattattcttcaATAAGAaccttaagagttggaagagaccccaagggccatccttgccaacccctttctgccatgcagtaaaggTACTATTAAAGCAcctctgacatatggccatccagcctctgtttaaaagcctccaaagaaggagcttccaccacactccgaggcagagagttccactgttgaacagctcttcttatggtaAGGACATTCTTCCAgataggtggaatctccttccctatcATTTGAATGCCTCcattgaatcctagtctccaggtcagcagaaaacaaacctgattcctgggttgttgtaggttttttcgggctatatagccatgttctagaggcattctctcctgacgtttcgcctggatctatggcaagcatcctcagaggttgtgagatctcactacctctgaggatgcttgccatagatgcaggcaatacttcaggagagaatgcctctagaacatggccatattgcccaaaaaaacctacaacaacccagtgattccgaccacgaaagccttcgacaatacattaaatctgattcctcttccttatgacatcttttcCCGTTATTGAAAcacggccatcatgtctcctctcaaccttctcttctgcagattaaacagacccagctctttaagccactcctcagagggattaatggtttccagacctttgatctccCCCTCTTGTCAATATGCCTCTTGAAtcttggtgcccagaattgagtGCTTCCTCTATAGAAAAGGAACATGTCATGAAAATGGCTAGGCATAAACTACGTCCAAGTTTGGTGGACACAAGATGTTCTGAACACTTGTGAAGATGTTGAATAAATGCCACAATCTTCATTCACACAGGTCTTCAGCGAAGTGCAGAAAGGAGACACGGGCCGTTACAGCTGCCGGGCAATGAATGCCGTCGGCGATGCTTGGTGCGAAGACTCAGTGATGGAAGTTTGTGAGTCCTGTTTCTTGGAGGAGAGCGACAATATGTTCATGGGGATGGGGGTCAGGGCCATTCTTCCCTGGGGACAGATCTCCTCTTTGGGTTAGAGTCACAAGAGATTGTCTGCAGGCAATTGGAGAGAAACCTTGTTGACCTGAAGACGTTCATTTTCCTTCCTCCAGACGACTTGAACATTGCGGGAATTGTTGGAGGCATCTTGGTCGTCCTCTTGGTCCTGTCGCTAACCGCTTTGGGAATCTGCTGTGCCTACAGGAAAGGCTTCTTTGTCAACAACAAGCAGGATGGAAACAGGTGAGCCTCAGCAAGCAGCCCCTGCAGTGAACACCAGATCCTATTATTCACAAGTAGGATCAATGCACCCTCCATATGGTTtaggactgcaattcccatctgcCCTAAATTTACACAGCCAGTGGTAAGGAATATTGGGCAGAGTTTAGGTCTGGATTCATGCCCAGTGATAGTAATGTTGGACTATGATGCAGGGGACTGGGAATACTGGGAATATTGCAAGAATGTCTGCAGAGTGGCATGTTTCCTCCTCTGAAGCAATTTGTATGTGTACTTAAGGATTGGATTGGCTGTGAACGTAACTTTAGTGTTGTGTGTTTGAGTTGTTTCTAACTTATAGTAATCCCAAGGGCATCCtatcatagggttgttgtaggtttttcgggctatatggccacgttctgcatcacaggcgcgtttggtggggaccagggacagggccttctctgtggtggccccccgactctggaactctcttcccaaggacatcagacaagccccaacgttggcagtctttaggaagagcctgaagacctggctgttccagtgtgcctttccagaataggaaactcctggcatcaagtcccaaatgcactttgttagagattcaggattatttgcacattgcacctacctccaaatacctctacatttCACTTGTCAAGTCTAGCActttaaattttgtctattacatttgGTTCGGCCCTTGGTTTTAAATGCGTTACTGTgtcattgttttttattgttctaatgctttgcttgatgtttttatttgccctatgacttttattgtgtatgtgtatgttattgtttgttggcggccttggcctttgtaagccgcatcgagtccttcgggagattttgcggggtataaataaagataataataataatagaagcattctctcctgacgtttcacctgcatctatggcaggcatcctcagaggattgtgggaaagtaggaaaatggggtttatatatctgtggaatgtccagggtgggaaaaagaactcttgtctgtttgaggcaagtgtgagtgctgCAAccgaccaccctgattagcatttaatggccttgcagcttcaaggtgtgGCATCTACttccaaggtggccaattgcaacatttacacttgccacaagcagacaagagttctttctcccaccctggacataccacaaatatataaaccccattttcctactttccaacagacctcacaacctctgaggatgcctgccatagatgcaagcaaaatatcaggagagaatgcttctagaacatggccatacagcccgaaagacctacaacaacccagtgattccagccatgaaagccttcgacaatacatcctatgttagtttgttgttattgttgttcagagagtgttttctttgctttcctctgaggctgtttTGGCTTGTTTATGTCCCATtagggatgataataataataataataataataataataataataataataataataataatctttatttataccccaccaccatctccacaacggggactcggagcggcttacatgaggccaagcccggacaacatattacagcaacataaaaccaaaacataaacaacaagcaacagcatcaaagttacattaaaaagaaaaagaaattttgGTCCAACATTACTATCACCAGGCATGAATCGCAACCTAAACCCCTGTATTTTTGCCTGCCATGCTCACTTTTGCATCTACATTGCCTGCTCTGGATGAAGGGAAATGACTGCCTTCCTCTAACCATCTGCCGCAATGAGTTGACCCATGGGAGAAGATAGTACAAAATTAGCCACAACAGGAATTGACACCATAGGAAAAGGAAGACACGGGGGCATCGGCTGGAAGCAGATAGATAACACTTCTATCCCGTTTGTCAGGAATTTCTCTCTTCTCACCAGTTTCAATTTCCCTTCGCTCTTTTTCAGCCAGGAGGCCAAGACTTTTTGATTTAGGCAGGACCTTTGGCTCTTATCTCATATGTCAAAGAAGTCTATTAATGGGACTGGAGAAAAGCAGAATGTTAAATAGCCAACCAAATGAATAGcccagtggcgcaataggttaaagccttgtgccgacaggactgaagactgataggcagcaggttcaaatccggggagtgcgtggatgagctccctctgtcagctccaactccccatgtgggtacatgagaaaagcctctcacaACGATGATAatggcgggaaagtaacagcgctccgtgcagtcatgccagccacatgaccttggaggtgtctacagacaatactggctcttcggcttagaaatggagatgagcacccacccccagagttggacataactggacttgatgtcaggggaaaacctttatctttctgtgggtgagcagatggtgactactagatggcatatgtaactagagatgatgtggtgtatccaatgcaatcttttgaatcagcaccccaaataaccaaaccgaatctaaacagatttgtaacccttttggtcggGGCATAGGGTGGCttcctgtgctcgatggggtcgCACTgcctctgaggacacaggtccgcagcttgggggtcctcctggactccgCTTTGACatttgatgctcaggtgtcggcggtggctgggagggcctttacacagttaaagcttgtgcgccagctgcacccgtacctcgtgaaatctgatctggccatggtagtccatgccctagtcacctctaggttggattactgcaatacactctacgtagggttgcccttgaagacggcccagaaactacagttggtccaGAGATCTGCAGCGAGACTACTCACAGGAGCTGgttacagagagcagtcaaccctcttgtttaaacagctccaatggcttccaataagtttccggtcccaattctaGGTGCAGGTCCTAAACTTtttgggacctgcttatcttcgcgatcgcatcttcccctatgaaccagtgcatatcttgagatcttctggggaggcactgctctctcccCCAGCCGTCACATgtacggttgatggggacgagggagagagccctctcggtggtggcccccccaactctggaactccctccctagggagatcagacaggctcccaccttgtcctcctttcgtagtcaactgaaaacctggatgttccagtacggttttgactaagcagctcaccagtaactttcttgtccctacttgaTATTCTGCACTTTACACTGGCCCGCACTTTACACTGGTATACATTCTACCTCAATatgtgttatgacagtatttcctgcccagtttactgtattgttgcactttcctgcacttctgtaaatatatatatatagatattggtcgtgtcaggagcgtcttgagaaactgcaagtcgcttctggtgtgagagaattggccgtctgcaaggacgttgcccaggggacgcctggatgatttgatgtttttatcatccttgtgggaggcttctctcatgtccccgcatgaggagctggagctgacagagggagctcatccgcctctccccggattcgaacctgtgacctgtcggtcttcaatcctgccggcacagtttCTGTAaagatgtattgcactcattgaatctataCCTCAGCTATAtttctttcagccatattgttttgatattgctttcaattgtgcttttatttgtttttatctgatgttttaattggttaaagtgttttatatgtgtgttttaattgcaatttTGGGCCTgtttcttgtaagccgccccaagtcccctaggggagatggttggcggggtataaaataaagttattattatattattattttggtactaatgctggagtgTGTTCCCTGGTCTAAGTGtttcctggtcaaaaaagtttgggaaccattgtaCTAAACattgttttccttcatttcagCTACAAAACTCCAACCAAACCTGATGGCGTGAACTACATCCGCACAGATGAAGAGGTAAGTTGAtcccatcctgggagttgtagttttgcaaggagtTCAGCCTTCTTTGCTGAAGAGgattggtgcctcactaaactataactgctagcattccatagcattaagccatggcagctaaagtgctgtcaaactgatTTCATTCTACAGTATCAATACACCAACTGTCAGGAAAAAAGCTGTTTGGTCAGCTGTTGAAGACAACTTTCTATGGGGATATATATGGTGTTTTTAGATACCCCATAAAGTACTTTACACTGGCATTACAGACAAAAGTACGGACATTATTatggcaaaaaaaccaaaacaaaacagccTTCAGTTCATCTTGGGTCAAGCAGATGGGAAGAGTACAAAGAGAGAGTCACAGAAAAGAAAAAATCTGACCCATATTTTTCTCTGCCTCCATTCCAGGGTGACTTTAGGCACAAGTCTTCCTTTGTGATATGAAGCGGCAAGGACATTTGCAGATTGCCCACCGGCGAGAAACGGAGCCGTGTGTGGAAGCACTCTTCCTTCTGGAACTCTTTTAAGCAAGAGCAGATGATGGACTTTGTGCACGTGGGACGCAGCCGGCGGACAGGAAGGACCACTACAGAGCACATGCTTGTGCGCAACTCGGTTTTActacttctatttttttttcttttttggccaaagTTGAGCAGCAATTTTTAACAACCAAACTGGTCTCTTCTACCTTAAGGAGGTATCCTGTAGATCACCATGATCTTCCAGAAGATTTATTTTTCGCCTTTGGCAGGAGAAAGCAAATCTGCAAACGAACATAAGTAACTTCTTCCTGGGACTCTTATTAGTCTTTCCTGCAAAAGGTTGGAGGACTATTTTTTGCGGTCGTTTACAAAAGGGGATAGCTAAACTCAGTAGGGGAAAAAACAGTCTTAGAAACTGAAGTTCTTattttgccttccttctttcctttctgcttgcttgcttttccTTTGCtcccctctttgcttccttcttcactcccttctttgctcccttctttgcttctttcttggTTCCCTTCTTGgctcccttctttgcttcctttttgcTCCCTTCTTGGCTCCTTTCTttgctcctttcttttcttccttttttgctcccttctttgcttccttctttgcctcctcTTTTGCTTCCTTCTTGGCTCCCTTTTTGgctcccttctttgcttcctttttgctcccttctttgcttccttcttggcTCCCTTCTTGgctcccttctttgcttccttctttgcttccttcttggctcccttctttgcttccttcttttcttccttttttgctcccttcttttgtttccttctttgctccctcctttgcttccttctttgctccctccttcGCTTCCTCCTTTGCTTCTTCCTTCGCTTCCTTTTTCGCTCCCTTCTTCGCTCCCTTCTTTGCTCTCttctttgcttcctccttcctttcttccttccttccaacatgTTACAATGATAGAATGACACTCTGACGTTAAGAAGTAGAATGCTACAACCTGCCAGCAAAAAGTCAAGTAGCCCTGTCTTGTGGCTCATTTCAGATGACAAGTCCAGCAATAACATTAAAAGCGGACACAGGCATAAAGCCCTAGAAGATACCTTAACCCCgtccccaaaaaaccccactttaatGACCTATCCTtcacccccaaaaaacccactgTAATTACCTATTGttcaccccccaaaaaacttacCCTAATGACCTATCCTTGCCATGCTGCCTTCTTTGTCGCActcagcaacacatggcagaatGAATATGTCACAGAAGCAGAGTTTAAGGTCCTAGaagcaagtcacttttggtggactacaactcccttcTGGTCTAATTTAATTGGTAGCAGCCATACTGTTTGGGAGACAGTGTGCAacttccaaaaaagtaacttctctggGCCCAGACAGTGTATCTGTCTTTGTTGAGCATCTGTATTTAGTAATCAGAAGGGCAAAACTTGGAAGAGATGGTTCCATGGGAGTGATtacatcatcacactagagaaaaaatctgctttaaatccggtttctgcctcgtgcagaattctggggtttgtagtttagtgaggctgttaaaggatcctccctaaactacaaatctcacgaggcagaaaatgaattttaagtggattgtttctctagtgtgatgaggccttaAAGGTCCAAAGTTTGACTTTTTCTCCAATCCATCCCCAGTCCCTACTGTCAAAACATGATGGTTATGAAACACTGCCATACACTGACATCTTCATAATTTCGGCATTTGGTGGCAAAGCTAAACTTTCTAATTTGACAGCGTTCTTACATACATCtgtgtagacttgcccacagctcTTCGGAAATTAGAATTGGGAGAGCAAGGCACAAATGCCTTCTTTTCGGTTTGGTGCCAGTTGCAGCTGGAGTCTCCACTTCTTTCCTTCGCATCCCTGTCCGCACACAGCGTCCAATCTGCTTTAAGCCCTTGCCAGTCTACGTATCCCAATCTGGGTGATTCCCAAAAGCCAAACTCTTCTGATAAGACAGGGCACAATATTCCAACGCGTTACCGGGACCGAAAAAGTCGGGCTTTTCTACTCTCTCCCCGTTCCTTGTTTTATAGAAATCTGCATCCAATTTCTTCTTTGCAAAGATATATTTTGATTACTTAAGAAAAACAAAGTGGTTAATGTTTCTATTTAAAGTGTAAATACGGTTGGTCGGCCAAACAGTGTTAAGTAACAATGCAGctattttgaaaatgtatttttttttggtttaATGTTTGGTGGTTTTGCTTAATGATGGGGCAAGGCTTCTGGTGCTGAATCAAACCATATCAGTATTGTGAGCGGAGCCCAAAGACACAGAACTGTAGAAATAAGCAAGAAAGCATTCCTTTCCTTGATGGGGGAATATAATGAGGTGGggtggagagaagagagaagagaggtgTGTAGAAAATGTGTAATTTGCAGCAGAAGGATTTCTTCCTAAGTCCACACCTATGCTGCAGtataaatgcagtttcaaactgtgttatatgagtgtagaccaggcatgggcaaacttcggccctccaggtgttttggacttcaactcccacaattcctaacagccggtaggctgttaggaattgtgggagttgaagtccaaaacacctggagggctgaagtttgcccatgcctggtcttcactcatataatcctgtttaattgcaatgatctgcattaaatggcagtgtagatgttgtCGTCATATTTTTGCTCTTTCTGAAGAACAATAATGGCCAGGATTGAAAGTATTAGACCATCCGCACTGCAGAATTatcacagtttgataccactttaactaacaTAGCTCCTGGCATTTGTAATTCAATGTGGCACCAGGGCTCCCTGGCAGGAAAGGGTAAATAGCTCACAAAACTACAGAGAGAgccttgtgccatggcagttaatctgGTATCAAACTGGTACAAAGCTGCAGTATGAATGCAGGTTGGGAGGTTCTCACCCATGTGGATACAGTGCAGGAGGCTCTCACCGAGAAAGATAATGGCCAGGATTGAAAGTATTAgactatccacactgcagaattatcacCGTTTGGCACCACTTGTAACTATCTTAGtgcctggcatttgtagtttgatgtGGCACTAGAGCTCCCTGATAGGGAAGGGGAAATAGCTCACAAAACTACAGAACTtcatgccatggcagttaatctgGTATCAAACTGGTACAACTCTGCAGTGTGGATAGTGTGGGAGGGTCTCGCTGATATGTCATAATAAACTGTTTTTGAAATTGTTGGGTGCTTAAAAGTTTACGATAggccatatacatacatacatatatatacacacaaacacacacatacatatatgcacacacatgtacacaagcacatacatatatatacatatacatacacacatatacacaagcacatacatatacatatgtatatatatataaacacatatattcatatatacacacacacaaacacatacatatacatatatacagacatacatatacatacacacacatatacgcaagcatatacatacacatacatatacatacacacacacatatacacacacatatacacaagcacatatacatacatatacacacatacacacataaacaaacatatacatatacatatatacacacatacatatacatacacacacatgtacacaagcacatacatatatataaacacacaaacacatacatatacacacataaatacatacatatacatatatacacacatacatatacatacacacacatatacacaagcacacacacacacacacatatatatatatatatatatatatatacacagacacacacacatatacatatacatacacacacacacacacaccttcacaTCTAAGGTAGTCATTTAAGTCCTTGGATGTGCCTTTCAGACCCTGGCCAAGACATGCACATTTGAAATAGAAAAATACCCAAAGAAGTGACGCAATGTGATGAAATTTCACTATGTCTACGGCCAGCTGacattctcctcttcctctctttatctcttttttaatGTGCGTTTGCTTCCTCCTTATAAAAACGAATGCAAACTAGAGGGCGATACAGGAGTTCTTACaacttttttttaatgtgcaACATTTTCTCCCTTTGGGATAGCAATGGCAGCTACCAACCCCTTTGGTTGTAAGCAGGTCATTCcaatatttctctttctttcttttttttcccatgTGTGATTTACCCTAAAAGTGTTAAATGGTGCCATTCGGTGCAAGGTACCAAGAACAATTCTTTGCTGTGATGAGAGAGAGTGTGGTTCAGAAGGAACCAATAGCATAGCATCCCTTTTTGctcccttttcccttttttttagtGATTGTGTTTTTCAGCTACGGATTTAACTGTCTTAATTTTGGATGCAGACTGTACTTTTTTCCCTCTTCTTGTTGTTGCATtctggattttctttttttattattattgtgtttctcCTTGTTTGTGTTCTGTATTAATCTGCCTTGGAATATCCAACAAACTTGTTGTTGTCGTCAAGggatattttttttatatatataaaggaGGGTTGAGAGGAGATGTCATTggtgcatttcatttcatttctatacAAGGCTCTCAATCCATTTATTTTCAAGTTAAGGTGGCAACGATAAAAGGGGAAAGACGAATCAATGCGTTACACTGCCGCCATATTTTATTTTGACTGTGGCTACCTCTTATTTGACCAAAGTTGACTCTATCCACTGCCAAAACGTTTTCTTCCCCTGCAGAATCGAAAACCATTCCCCACTTTTTTGCCTTAGCTCTTTTCCCATTGGACCTGGACAGAGGAAAGGTTTGAAGgattgccatttttaaaatggaCCAGCACCACTCACCTTAATAGCGCGTCCACCATTTTTACAGGTGTAAATCTGGATTAAGAGCCATGACTTGCAACCTGGAAGCTGCAGTTCTGCAAAGGAACCCAGATCTCAATTCAACCTCCTTGCAAAATTGGGTATATAATGGGAACACtgtgctgttgtgagttttcctgactgtatggccatgttccagaagcattctctcctgacatttcgcctgcatctatggcaagcatcctcagaggttgtgaggtctgttggaaactaggaaaatgggatttatgtattgtggaataatgtccagggtgggagaaagaactctttgtttgtttgaggtatgtgtaaatgttgcaattggccaccttgattagcattttatggcctggca
This portion of the Anolis sagrei isolate rAnoSag1 chromosome 7, rAnoSag1.mat, whole genome shotgun sequence genome encodes:
- the JAM3 gene encoding junctional adhesion molecule C, whose amino-acid sequence is MALGRRVLLLLWLLSPLLRYRIFAVELISTNPNPVVQEFQRAELSCIIATTKTANPRIEWKKIGSKETTYVFFDNKMQGDWANRAQLNSRTSLVISNVTRADKGIYRCEVVAPEDARIGAEININLTVHVKPVPPKCHVPQSVPVGKSATLQCQEKEGFPEPTYNWYRNGEALPLDSKSSSKFQNSSFTVNTKTGTLVFSEVQKGDTGRYSCRAMNAVGDAWCEDSVMEVYDLNIAGIVGGILVVLLVLSLTALGICCAYRKGFFVNNKQDGNSYKTPTKPDGVNYIRTDEEGDFRHKSSFVI